One stretch of Chryseobacterium indologenes DNA includes these proteins:
- the mutL gene encoding DNA mismatch repair endonuclease MutL yields MSDIIQLLPDHVANQIAAGEVVQRPASIVKELLENAIDADATKIELIIRDAGKNLIQVVDDGKGMSETDARLAFERHATSKIRGTEDIFKIATKGFRGEALASIAAVSQVELRTKQKEASIGTNIYIEGGVFQFQDPVQTAEGSNFLVKNLFYNVPARRKFLKNNNIEFRHVIDEFQRVALAHEGLEFSLFHDDEAVFRLRKGSQMQRIVDVFGRKLQPLLIPIKEDIIWCKLHGFVAKPEGAKKARGEQFLFVNGRYFKSPYFNKAVQEAFEGLLQPGYVPSFFLYLELDPEKIDVNIHPQKTEVKFEDEHLIFALLRSTIKRSLGIYNVSPSLDFDRDPELDEMMNKPIPSKGNGGGGGIIKMPEIIVDRDYNPFLEEKNVVHPEEIQNLTEMYHQNISAEPSKINLFEDEDFDEDLMRLPNGYWLFNKGDVTLMLDLGRMHRLLVSENNKTTRKTNSSTNSHALLFSLEYHMNEIEKNKYESIKKYLPELGFDMKIAHESVLRIDSLPEGLKETQAMKFLENLFEILEYKTEDEFMQYYHNQWSKMQSKSRFDFIYKKDAEQVIKDFTALGFPEFLPDGKRCFYEVPFNDFKNKF; encoded by the coding sequence ATGTCAGATATTATTCAGCTTTTACCGGATCATGTAGCCAACCAAATTGCGGCAGGAGAGGTGGTGCAGAGACCTGCATCCATCGTGAAGGAACTTTTGGAAAATGCTATAGATGCAGATGCAACGAAGATTGAACTGATCATCAGGGATGCCGGCAAAAACCTTATCCAGGTCGTAGATGATGGAAAAGGAATGTCCGAAACAGATGCCAGACTCGCATTTGAAAGACATGCTACCTCTAAGATCAGAGGAACAGAAGATATCTTTAAGATCGCAACAAAAGGGTTTCGTGGGGAAGCATTAGCTTCTATTGCTGCCGTTTCACAGGTTGAGCTGAGAACAAAGCAAAAGGAGGCTTCCATTGGAACCAACATATATATTGAAGGAGGCGTTTTTCAGTTTCAGGACCCGGTTCAGACTGCAGAAGGATCAAACTTCCTGGTAAAGAATCTTTTTTATAATGTTCCTGCAAGAAGAAAGTTTCTGAAAAATAACAATATTGAATTCAGACACGTTATTGATGAATTTCAGCGTGTTGCATTAGCTCATGAAGGATTGGAGTTCTCATTATTTCATGATGATGAAGCCGTTTTCAGATTAAGAAAAGGAAGTCAGATGCAGCGTATTGTAGATGTTTTCGGAAGAAAATTACAACCGCTTTTGATTCCTATCAAAGAAGATATTATCTGGTGTAAGCTTCACGGATTTGTCGCTAAACCTGAAGGGGCCAAAAAAGCAAGAGGAGAGCAGTTTCTTTTCGTGAATGGCAGATATTTCAAGAGCCCATACTTTAATAAAGCGGTGCAGGAAGCTTTTGAAGGGCTGCTTCAGCCAGGATATGTCCCATCATTCTTCTTGTATCTTGAACTAGATCCTGAGAAAATTGATGTCAATATTCATCCGCAGAAAACAGAAGTGAAGTTCGAAGATGAACATCTTATTTTCGCTTTACTTCGTTCTACCATTAAAAGGTCACTGGGAATCTATAATGTTTCCCCAAGTCTTGATTTTGACAGAGATCCGGAATTGGATGAAATGATGAACAAACCCATTCCTAGCAAAGGCAACGGAGGTGGAGGCGGTATTATCAAAATGCCTGAAATTATTGTAGACAGGGATTATAATCCGTTTTTGGAAGAAAAAAATGTAGTGCATCCCGAAGAAATTCAGAACCTTACGGAAATGTATCATCAGAATATTAGTGCAGAACCTTCAAAAATCAACCTGTTTGAAGATGAAGACTTTGATGAAGATTTGATGAGACTTCCTAACGGATATTGGTTGTTCAACAAAGGAGATGTTACCCTGATGCTTGATCTAGGGAGGATGCATAGATTGCTGGTTTCAGAAAATAATAAAACGACCAGAAAAACAAATTCAAGTACAAACAGTCATGCTTTACTTTTCTCGCTGGAATATCACATGAATGAGATTGAGAAAAACAAGTATGAATCTATCAAAAAATACCTTCCTGAGCTTGGGTTTGATATGAAAATTGCTCATGAAAGTGTACTGAGGATAGATTCACTTCCGGAAGGGCTGAAAGAGACACAAGCCATGAAGTTCCTGGAAAACCTTTTTGAGATCCTGGAATATAAAACGGAAGACGAATTTATGCAGTACTACCATAATCAATGGAGTAAAATGCAGTCAAAATCAAGGTTTGACTTTATTTATAAAAAAGATGCGGAGCAGGTAATCAAAGACTTTACAGCATTAGGATTCCCAGAGTTTTTACCAGATGGGAAAAGATGCTTCTATGAAGTTCCGTTTAATGATTTTAAAAACAAATTTTAA
- a CDS encoding YoaK family protein, whose amino-acid sequence MLRNYSNSRTLGDNIRLGTLTAFTAGTINIASLLIFLSFTSNVTGHYAILAAEISKGNWSQVAIMASWIFLFFFGSFLSNFIVINFNKKSKYFAHAMPLVLEIMCLFGVGVYGQLYYQKTLAETEVLVAIMLFATGLQNGLTASISNFSVKTTHLTGTTTDLGILVSMFTQKKYRKNGELIGRAKLLMSIMVAYVLGAVFSGLTYYYLEFRVFYVISVCLMIVIGYDAYKIHVRHFNTKYRYNRIYKKPNLLAYLYEKIHGIPKSKKNRKLVFED is encoded by the coding sequence ATGTTAAGGAATTATAGTAACAGCAGAACATTGGGAGACAATATCAGATTGGGGACGCTGACTGCCTTTACGGCGGGTACTATAAATATTGCATCCCTACTTATATTTCTCTCTTTTACCTCAAACGTAACAGGTCACTATGCTATTTTGGCAGCGGAAATCAGTAAGGGGAACTGGTCACAGGTGGCAATAATGGCCAGCTGGATTTTTTTGTTCTTCTTCGGAAGTTTCCTGTCCAATTTCATTGTGATTAACTTTAACAAAAAGAGTAAGTACTTTGCTCATGCAATGCCTCTTGTATTAGAAATAATGTGTTTGTTTGGAGTAGGAGTGTATGGACAATTGTATTATCAAAAAACGTTGGCAGAAACAGAAGTTTTAGTTGCTATAATGCTTTTCGCGACCGGATTACAAAACGGCTTAACGGCAAGTATTTCCAACTTCTCCGTTAAAACTACCCACCTTACGGGAACAACCACCGATTTAGGAATTCTGGTTTCCATGTTTACTCAAAAGAAGTACAGAAAAAATGGGGAATTAATCGGAAGAGCAAAATTGCTGATGAGTATTATGGTGGCTTATGTTTTAGGAGCTGTATTCTCAGGACTTACCTATTACTATCTGGAATTCAGGGTGTTCTATGTGATCAGTGTATGCCTTATGATCGTGATCGGGTATGATGCCTATAAAATTCATGTAAGACACTTTAATACAAAGTACAGATACAATAGAATTTATAAAAAACCGAATCTTTTGGCTTATCTGTATGAAAAGATCCATGGGATTCCTAAAAGTAAAAAGAATAGAAAACTGGTCTTTGAAGACTAG
- a CDS encoding sensor histidine kinase, with protein sequence MFNKVITNQTKTMVLLMLVFTVIILLFSGLVYFSIVNFSHQRFYELLKIRTATIVQIEKSKDHLDLPENYVLSNLNDEELPMEKDYVFAVPTDSNFRKISQEVHIPDYFFKNVLEKGEDNYNDKEFYYIGQSFKYDDKDYIAIASAKNHYVIYYLGFLKRTLLTCIVLSLFFSMIFSFYLSKTLFKPILKITGKVKEISSENLHLRLEPQPDNKELNELVDTFNGMLNRIETSFETQNHLIGNVSHELRTPLTSIMGEADVALSISRTPEEYKETLEIILDEAEKLDRKIKALLMIAQTGFDGKIQKMDKVRMDQLLWDVIETLRKIDSRNNIYLDISMLPDNPKKLKVQGNEQLLHLAVANIISNGCKYSNFQQVKVSLGATDADVYIIVKDTGIGIPQQEMNKIYDPFFRASNTNNYEGYGIGLPLARNIVRMHHGELIVTSNENQGTTVQMRFPNFYSTQKEA encoded by the coding sequence ATGTTTAATAAAGTGATTACAAATCAGACCAAAACGATGGTGCTTTTAATGTTGGTTTTTACTGTCATTATCTTGTTGTTCAGTGGTTTGGTTTACTTTTCAATCGTTAATTTTTCCCATCAAAGGTTCTATGAACTCTTGAAAATCCGTACTGCAACAATTGTTCAGATAGAAAAGAGTAAAGATCATCTGGATCTCCCCGAAAATTATGTTCTCAGCAATCTGAATGACGAGGAGCTTCCGATGGAAAAAGATTATGTTTTTGCCGTTCCAACAGATTCCAACTTCAGGAAAATCTCTCAGGAAGTCCATATTCCCGATTACTTCTTTAAAAATGTTCTTGAAAAAGGAGAAGATAATTATAATGATAAAGAATTCTATTACATTGGGCAGAGCTTTAAATATGATGATAAAGACTATATCGCCATTGCTTCAGCCAAAAACCATTATGTCATTTATTACCTTGGGTTTTTAAAAAGAACACTGCTTACCTGTATTGTACTCTCTTTGTTTTTCAGTATGATATTCTCTTTTTATCTGTCTAAAACATTATTTAAGCCGATTCTGAAAATTACGGGAAAAGTAAAAGAGATCAGTTCGGAAAACCTTCACCTGAGACTTGAACCACAACCTGATAATAAGGAACTTAATGAATTAGTAGATACCTTCAACGGAATGCTGAACCGTATTGAAACGTCTTTTGAAACCCAGAATCATCTGATCGGAAACGTTTCCCATGAATTGAGAACACCGCTTACCTCAATTATGGGAGAAGCTGATGTTGCTCTTTCCATAAGCAGAACGCCGGAAGAATACAAAGAAACTCTTGAAATCATTCTGGATGAAGCTGAAAAGCTGGACAGAAAGATTAAAGCTTTATTAATGATTGCGCAAACCGGATTTGATGGTAAGATTCAGAAAATGGATAAAGTAAGAATGGATCAACTGCTTTGGGACGTTATTGAAACCTTGAGAAAAATTGATTCCAGAAATAATATCTATCTGGATATCAGTATGCTTCCTGATAATCCTAAAAAGCTGAAAGTACAAGGTAATGAACAGCTTCTGCATCTTGCCGTTGCCAATATTATCAGCAACGGTTGTAAATATTCTAATTTCCAGCAGGTAAAAGTCTCTCTGGGAGCAACAGATGCGGATGTTTATATCATTGTGAAAGATACCGGGATAGGGATTCCGCAGCAGGAAATGAATAAAATCTATGATCCCTTTTTCAGGGCTTCTAATACTAACAACTATGAAGGCTATGGAATTGGGCTTCCACTGGCAAGAAATATTGTAAGAATGCATCACGGTGAATTGATTGTCACTTCCAATGAAAATCAGGGAACTACAGTACAGATGCGTTTTCCTAACTTTTACAGTACTCAGAAAGAAGCATAA
- a CDS encoding response regulator transcription factor yields the protein MKKIILIEDETSVVSFIKKGLQENGYEISVAFDGRTGVQLVQANDFDLVILDIMLPEMNGLDVCKEIRKTNQSVPILFLTALGTSENIVLGLESGGDDYLVKPFKFIELVARVKSLLRRSHNNGPQEIAEPEPDNEHVFQFSDLTVNDYTKKVTRGGEDITLTSTEYKLLVYFLNNPEKVISRAEILDAVWGVNYELGTNVVDVYVNYLRKKLDSQDDNKLIHTVIGMGYVLKKA from the coding sequence ATGAAAAAAATAATTCTTATCGAAGACGAAACCAGTGTAGTATCTTTCATTAAAAAAGGACTTCAGGAAAACGGATATGAAATTTCCGTGGCTTTTGATGGGCGTACCGGTGTGCAGCTGGTACAGGCTAATGATTTCGATTTGGTTATTTTAGATATTATGTTGCCGGAAATGAACGGATTGGATGTCTGTAAGGAGATCCGAAAGACCAACCAGAGTGTTCCGATTTTATTCTTAACCGCTTTGGGAACTTCTGAAAATATAGTTCTGGGACTGGAAAGTGGCGGAGATGATTATTTGGTAAAGCCTTTCAAATTCATTGAGTTGGTTGCCCGTGTAAAATCTCTTCTCAGAAGAAGTCATAACAATGGCCCACAGGAAATCGCAGAGCCAGAACCGGATAATGAACATGTATTCCAATTCTCCGATTTAACGGTAAATGATTATACGAAAAAGGTTACCCGCGGTGGAGAAGACATTACATTGACTTCTACAGAATACAAACTCCTAGTATATTTTCTTAATAACCCTGAAAAAGTAATTTCCAGGGCTGAAATCTTAGATGCTGTCTGGGGGGTAAATTATGAACTGGGAACCAATGTGGTAGATGTCTATGTGAATTATTTGAGAAAAAAACTGGACAGTCAGGATGATAATAAATTGATTCATACCGTAATAGGGATGGGCTACGTTCTGAAAAAAGCATAA
- a CDS encoding helix-turn-helix domain-containing protein, which yields MNDFLIGIGKRLKDIRKKNNLTINELAFRANVSNGLVSRIENGRTIPSLPVLLDLIQSLDIDASYFFEGVEKKSNAKFIYVPKESQQVIEKEVEAEGFKYMHIFSKSLHSLGFEAVLLTLEPNSKREKVITDAWEFKYILKGEVKYIIDNEEVIMKEGDSLYFNGKFPHVPVSISNESCVMLVLYFYTA from the coding sequence ATGAATGACTTTTTAATAGGCATCGGAAAGCGATTAAAGGATATTAGGAAAAAAAACAACTTAACCATTAACGAACTGGCATTCAGAGCCAATGTAAGTAACGGTCTGGTTTCCCGTATTGAAAATGGGAGAACGATTCCCTCTCTTCCTGTTCTACTTGATCTGATTCAATCACTGGATATTGATGCCAGCTACTTCTTTGAGGGAGTAGAGAAAAAATCCAATGCAAAATTCATTTATGTTCCTAAAGAAAGCCAGCAGGTTATAGAAAAAGAGGTTGAAGCTGAGGGTTTTAAATACATGCATATCTTCAGCAAGAGTCTTCATTCTTTGGGATTTGAAGCAGTATTGTTAACTCTTGAACCTAATTCTAAAAGGGAAAAAGTAATCACCGATGCCTGGGAATTTAAATATATTCTGAAAGGAGAAGTAAAATACATTATTGACAATGAGGAAGTCATTATGAAAGAAGGGGATTCTTTATATTTCAATGGAAAGTTTCCTCACGTTCCGGTAAGTATCAGTAATGAAAGCTGTGTGATGCTTGTTCTTTATTTTTACACCGCATAG